A single region of the Kineosporiaceae bacterium SCSIO 59966 genome encodes:
- a CDS encoding YifB family Mg chelatase-like AAA ATPase, whose protein sequence is MMLGRTRSVALLGVEGHVVEVEAHVADGLPAFALVGLPDASLSEARDRVRAALANAGHGWPQRRVTVNLSPASLPKTGSGFDVAVAVALLAALGQVPPDSAAGTLHVGELGLDGRLRPVRGVLPAVLAGARAGVRRVVVPAADADEARLVGDVDVVAAVDLADVVLAHGGLPGRPPGRSVPVPHPVAARAGAPRPEPDLADVVGQEEARHALEVAAAGGHHLLLLGPPGAGKTMLAARLPGLLPDLDDDTAVEVTAVHSVAGTFDPRGGLLRRPPFEDPHHTASTASVVGGGTGLPRPGAASRAHRGVLFLDEAPEFRHSVLEALRQPLEHGELVIARSRGVARYPARFQLVLAANPCPCGKGGGKGLECTCTSLARRRYLQRLSGPLMDRVDLQVQVQPVSHRAIRGGPGESSAVVAGRVRAARAAQRERLAGTGWQCNGEVPGPLLRGRLRLAPPATAAIDRALDRGLLTARGYDRVLRTAWTLADLAGRSPGREEVERAVFLRTMGGAA, encoded by the coding sequence GTGATGCTCGGGCGCACCCGCTCGGTCGCCCTGCTCGGGGTCGAGGGGCACGTCGTCGAGGTGGAGGCGCACGTGGCCGACGGGCTGCCGGCGTTCGCGCTCGTCGGTCTGCCCGACGCGTCGCTGTCCGAGGCCCGGGACCGGGTCCGGGCCGCCCTGGCCAACGCCGGCCACGGCTGGCCGCAGCGACGGGTGACCGTCAACCTGTCCCCGGCGTCCCTGCCGAAGACCGGGTCCGGGTTCGACGTCGCCGTCGCCGTCGCCCTGCTCGCCGCCCTCGGGCAGGTGCCGCCGGACTCCGCCGCCGGCACGCTGCACGTCGGCGAGCTCGGGCTGGACGGCCGGCTGCGGCCGGTCCGCGGCGTCCTGCCGGCCGTGCTGGCCGGTGCGAGGGCGGGGGTGCGGCGGGTCGTCGTGCCCGCCGCGGACGCCGACGAGGCCCGCCTCGTCGGGGACGTCGACGTGGTCGCCGCGGTGGACCTCGCCGACGTCGTCCTCGCCCACGGCGGCCTTCCCGGGCGGCCCCCGGGGCGCTCGGTGCCGGTGCCGCACCCGGTCGCCGCCCGGGCGGGTGCGCCGCGGCCGGAGCCCGACCTCGCCGACGTCGTCGGCCAGGAGGAGGCCCGTCACGCACTCGAGGTCGCCGCCGCCGGCGGCCACCACCTGCTGCTGCTCGGCCCCCCGGGAGCGGGCAAGACGATGCTCGCCGCCCGGCTGCCGGGGCTGCTGCCGGACCTCGATGACGACACCGCGGTGGAGGTCACCGCCGTGCACTCGGTGGCCGGCACCTTCGACCCCCGTGGCGGACTGCTGCGCCGGCCCCCGTTCGAGGACCCGCACCACACCGCCTCGACCGCGTCCGTCGTCGGCGGCGGGACGGGTCTGCCACGGCCCGGCGCCGCCTCCCGGGCCCACCGCGGCGTGCTCTTCCTCGACGAGGCGCCCGAGTTCCGGCACAGCGTGCTGGAGGCGCTGCGGCAGCCCCTCGAGCACGGCGAGCTCGTCATCGCCCGCTCCCGCGGGGTGGCCCGGTACCCGGCCCGCTTCCAGCTCGTGCTGGCCGCCAACCCGTGCCCGTGCGGCAAGGGCGGCGGCAAGGGCCTGGAGTGCACGTGCACGTCGCTCGCGCGGCGCCGCTACCTGCAGCGGCTGTCCGGGCCGTTGATGGACCGGGTCGACCTGCAGGTGCAGGTGCAGCCGGTGTCGCACCGGGCGATCCGCGGTGGGCCCGGGGAGAGCAGCGCCGTCGTCGCCGGCCGCGTCCGGGCCGCGCGGGCCGCCCAGCGGGAGCGGCTCGCCGGCACCGGCTGGCAGTGCAACGGGGAGGTGCCGGGCCCGCTGCTGCGTGGCCGCTTGCGCCTGGCGCCGCCGGCGACGGCGGCGATCGACCGGGCCCTGGACCGCGGCCTGCTCACCGCCCGCGGGTACGACCGGGTGCTGCGGACGGCGTGGACGCTCGCCGACCTGGCCGGCAGGAGCCCCGGGCGCGAGGAGGTGGAGCGGGCCGTGTTCCTGCGGACGATGGGGGGCGCGGCGTGA
- the rimM gene encoding ribosome maturation factor RimM codes for MDVVVARVGRPHGVRGEVTVEVRTDVPELRLRPGAVLSTDPDRGRFTVGSARDHNGRLLLTFAEVTDRTTAEGLRGVLLVADVDPEAEEPEHDAWPAARLVGLRAVTVDGREVGRVAGVLHLPAQDLLEVDQPSGATVLVPFVRAIVPQVDVDGGRVVLDPPGGLLED; via the coding sequence ATGGACGTCGTCGTGGCCCGGGTGGGCCGCCCGCACGGGGTCCGCGGCGAGGTGACCGTCGAGGTGCGCACCGACGTCCCGGAGCTGAGGCTGCGTCCCGGGGCCGTGCTGTCCACCGACCCCGACCGCGGCCGGTTCACGGTCGGGTCGGCACGCGACCACAACGGCCGGCTGCTGCTCACCTTCGCCGAGGTGACCGACCGCACCACGGCCGAGGGCCTGCGCGGCGTCCTGCTCGTGGCCGACGTCGACCCCGAGGCCGAGGAGCCCGAGCACGACGCCTGGCCGGCCGCGCGGCTCGTCGGCCTGCGGGCGGTCACCGTCGACGGGCGGGAGGTGGGACGAGTCGCCGGGGTGCTGCACCTGCCCGCCCAGGACCTGCTCGAGGTGGACCAGCCGTCCGGGGCCACCGTCCTCGTGCCGTTCGTCCGCGCCATCGTGCCGCAGGTCGACGTCGACGGCGGCCGGGTCGTACTCGACCCGCCCGGCGGGCTGCTGGAGGACTGA
- a CDS encoding ribonuclease HII, whose amino-acid sequence MTVAAARRGPRSTVPTLREERRLLRAGARLVAGVDEVGRGALAGPVTVGVVVVQATTRSAPAGLRDSKLLTPAAREALVPRLRRWATSWAVGHAEPHEIDAHGILSALRLAGNRALARLPEPPDAVLLDGSYDWLTRPALPLSLFGDLEPDAAPDVHLAEGCVRTLVKGDLRCAAVAAASVLAKTERDALMRQRAQVYPDYGWAGNKGYSAPEHLEALGLLGPCEQHRRSWRLPRSGPADAARTGAGEPAAGVPEPGAGTVPLFEDPSDGTMAP is encoded by the coding sequence GTGACGGTGGCAGCCGCCCGCCGCGGGCCGCGCTCGACGGTCCCCACGCTGCGGGAGGAGCGCCGGCTGCTGCGCGCCGGTGCCCGGCTCGTCGCCGGCGTCGACGAGGTGGGCCGCGGAGCGCTCGCCGGGCCGGTGACGGTCGGCGTCGTCGTCGTGCAGGCCACGACCCGCAGCGCGCCGGCCGGTCTGCGCGACTCCAAGCTGCTCACCCCCGCGGCCCGCGAGGCACTCGTGCCCCGGCTGCGCCGCTGGGCCACCTCCTGGGCGGTCGGGCACGCCGAGCCGCACGAGATCGACGCCCACGGCATCCTGTCCGCTCTGCGCCTCGCCGGGAACCGGGCGCTGGCCCGCCTGCCCGAGCCCCCGGACGCCGTCCTCCTCGACGGGTCCTACGACTGGCTGACCCGCCCGGCCCTGCCGCTGTCCCTGTTCGGCGACCTCGAGCCGGACGCCGCCCCCGACGTCCACCTCGCCGAGGGCTGCGTGCGCACCCTGGTCAAGGGCGACCTGCGGTGCGCCGCCGTCGCCGCGGCCAGTGTCCTGGCCAAGACCGAGCGGGACGCGCTGATGCGGCAACGGGCGCAGGTGTACCCGGACTACGGCTGGGCCGGGAACAAGGGCTACTCCGCGCCCGAGCACCTCGAGGCTCTTGGGCTCCTGGGCCCCTGCGAGCAGCACCGGCGCAGCTGGCGCCTGCCCCGCAGCGGGCCCGCGGACGCCGCCCGGACCGGTGCCGGCGAGCCGGCCGCCGGGGTCCCTGAGCCCGGCGCCGGGACCGTGCCGCTCTTCGAGGACCCGTCCGACGGCACAATGGCCCCGTGA
- the lepB gene encoding signal peptidase I translates to MPARRWPWWAEVAAAAVLAVLVTVALRLLVVQAFVIPTASMQPLLQPGDRVAVLRLPAFTGDVQRGDVVVFDGRGTFPDGGDYAKRVVGVAGDRVACCAADGRLTVNGAPLEEPYLYPGDRPSDLQFDVVVPQGRLWVLGDHRSVSADSRSLLGRPGGGMVRQDRVTGRVVAVLWPVDRIGIVERTP, encoded by the coding sequence GTGCCGGCTCGCAGGTGGCCCTGGTGGGCCGAGGTCGCCGCCGCGGCCGTGCTCGCGGTGCTGGTCACCGTGGCGCTGCGGCTGCTCGTCGTCCAGGCGTTCGTCATCCCGACGGCGTCCATGCAGCCGCTCCTGCAGCCGGGGGACCGGGTGGCGGTCCTGCGGCTGCCGGCGTTCACCGGCGACGTTCAGCGCGGTGACGTCGTCGTGTTCGACGGCCGCGGGACCTTCCCCGACGGCGGCGACTACGCCAAACGGGTGGTCGGCGTGGCCGGGGACCGGGTCGCCTGCTGCGCCGCCGACGGCCGGCTCACCGTGAACGGTGCGCCGCTCGAGGAGCCCTACCTCTATCCTGGCGACCGGCCGAGTGACCTCCAGTTCGACGTGGTCGTCCCGCAGGGGCGGCTCTGGGTGCTGGGAGACCACCGCAGCGTGTCCGCAGACTCGCGTTCCCTCCTGGGTCGCCCAGGCGGTGGGATGGTGCGTCAGGACCGGGTCACCGGCCGCGTCGTCGCGGTCCTGTGGCCGGTCGACCGGATCGGGATCGTCGAGAGGACGCCGTGA
- the trmD gene encoding tRNA (guanosine(37)-N1)-methyltransferase TrmD — MRLDVVTIFPEYLAPLDLSLIGRARRDGVLDLAVHDLRDFTHDRHRTVDDSPAGGGAGMVMRPEPWGEALDAVLAAGRSALGDDTALPTLVVPTPSGTPFTQAAAHELAGLPWLAFACGRYEGIDERVLEDAAERMPVRPLSIGDYVLGGGEAAVLVVVEAVARLLPGVVGNPESLVEESHAAGLLEYPVYTRPATWRGRSVPEVLSSGNHALVARWRRDEALRRTARRRPDLVERLDPAGLDAADLALLDDLGWVLEHGRLRRAGP, encoded by the coding sequence GTGCGCCTCGACGTCGTCACGATCTTCCCCGAGTACCTCGCCCCGCTGGACCTGTCGCTCATCGGCCGGGCCCGGCGCGACGGCGTCCTCGACCTCGCCGTCCACGACCTGCGGGACTTCACCCACGACCGGCACCGGACCGTCGACGACTCCCCGGCCGGCGGGGGAGCCGGCATGGTGATGCGGCCTGAGCCGTGGGGCGAGGCCCTGGACGCCGTCCTGGCCGCCGGCCGCTCCGCGCTCGGCGACGACACCGCCTTGCCCACCCTCGTCGTGCCCACCCCGAGCGGGACGCCGTTCACCCAGGCGGCCGCGCACGAGCTCGCCGGACTGCCCTGGCTGGCGTTCGCCTGCGGTCGGTACGAAGGCATCGACGAGCGGGTGCTCGAGGACGCCGCCGAGCGGATGCCGGTCCGACCGCTGAGCATCGGCGACTACGTGCTGGGCGGCGGCGAGGCCGCCGTCCTCGTCGTCGTCGAGGCCGTGGCCCGGCTCCTGCCGGGGGTCGTCGGCAACCCCGAGTCCCTCGTCGAGGAGTCGCACGCCGCCGGCCTGCTGGAGTACCCGGTGTACACCCGGCCAGCCACCTGGCGCGGCCGGTCCGTGCCCGAGGTGCTGTCCTCCGGGAACCACGCGCTCGTCGCCCGCTGGCGCCGGGACGAGGCTCTGCGCCGCACCGCGCGACGGCGACCCGATCTCGTGGAGCGGCTGGACCCGGCCGGTCTGGACGCCGCCGACCTGGCCCTGCTCGACGACCTCGGTTGGGTGCTCGAGCACGGGCGGCTGCGCCGGGCCGGGCCCTGA
- a CDS encoding DUF2469 domain-containing protein, with translation MSAEDLENYETEMELALYREYRDVVGLFSYVVETERRFYLANRVELVPRTSDGEVWFELTLTDAWVWDVYRSARFVKSVRIVTFKDVNVEELSKTDLEVPKPEGFSR, from the coding sequence GTGAGCGCCGAGGACCTGGAGAACTACGAGACCGAGATGGAGCTCGCGCTCTACCGCGAGTACCGGGACGTCGTGGGGCTGTTCTCCTACGTCGTGGAGACCGAGCGGCGCTTCTACCTGGCCAACCGGGTCGAGCTCGTCCCCAGGACTTCGGACGGCGAGGTGTGGTTCGAGCTCACCCTCACCGACGCCTGGGTCTGGGACGTCTACCGCTCGGCCCGGTTCGTCAAGAGCGTACGGATCGTGACCTTCAAGGACGTCAACGTCGAGGAGCTGTCGAAGACGGACCTCGAGGTGCCCAAGCCGGAGGGCTTCTCCCGGTAG
- the ffh gene encoding signal recognition particle protein, giving the protein MFSTLSDRLTATFKNLRGKGRLTEADVDATVREIRRALLDADVALPVVREFVATVRERALGAEVSQALNPAQQVVKIVNEELVGILGGSTRRLTFAKTPPTVILLAGLQGSGKTTLAGKLGHLLRQQGHTPLLVAADLQRPNAVTQLEVVGQRAGVPVFAPEPGNGVGDPVDVARRSVQEARARQYDVVIVDTAGRLGVDAEMMQQAADIRDAVQPDEVLFVLDAMIGQDAVNVARAFADGVGITGVALTKLDGDARGGAALSVASVTGRPVMFASTGEKLGDFELFHPDRMASRILDMGDVLTLIEQAEKAFDAGQAEDLATRFLEGEDFTLEDFLVQMQGLRKMGSLKKMLGMLPGMAQVRDQLEQFDEREIDRIEAIVRSMTPAERRQPKIINGSRRARIAKGSGVTVTEVNQLLERFVDAQKMMRQLRQGGGVPGMPGMPGMPGGGKKSRGRTAPAKGRPRKAKSGNPAKRAQQEQAAREKAATGRGSAFGAGALGAGAPGQDPDGEPDLSQVQLPPGFEKFLGGR; this is encoded by the coding sequence GTGTTCTCCACGCTGTCCGACCGTCTCACCGCGACCTTCAAGAACCTGCGCGGCAAGGGCCGGCTCACCGAGGCCGACGTCGACGCCACCGTCCGCGAGATCCGTCGGGCCCTGCTCGACGCCGACGTCGCCCTGCCGGTGGTGCGCGAGTTCGTCGCGACCGTCCGGGAGCGGGCCCTCGGCGCGGAGGTGTCCCAGGCGCTCAACCCCGCCCAGCAGGTCGTCAAGATCGTCAACGAGGAGCTCGTCGGCATCCTCGGCGGGTCGACCCGCCGGCTCACGTTCGCCAAGACGCCCCCCACGGTCATCCTGCTCGCCGGCCTGCAGGGCTCCGGCAAGACGACCCTGGCCGGGAAGCTCGGCCACCTGCTGCGCCAGCAGGGCCACACCCCGTTGCTCGTCGCGGCCGATCTGCAGCGGCCGAACGCGGTCACCCAGCTCGAGGTCGTCGGGCAGCGTGCCGGGGTGCCGGTGTTCGCCCCCGAGCCCGGCAACGGTGTCGGCGACCCCGTCGACGTGGCCCGCCGCAGCGTGCAGGAGGCACGCGCCCGCCAGTACGACGTCGTCATCGTGGACACCGCCGGCCGCCTCGGCGTGGACGCCGAGATGATGCAGCAGGCCGCCGACATCCGCGACGCCGTCCAGCCCGACGAGGTGCTGTTCGTCCTCGACGCGATGATCGGCCAGGACGCCGTGAACGTCGCCCGCGCCTTCGCCGACGGTGTGGGCATCACCGGGGTGGCCCTGACCAAGCTCGACGGCGACGCCCGCGGCGGCGCGGCGCTGTCGGTGGCCTCGGTCACCGGCCGCCCGGTGATGTTCGCGTCCACCGGCGAGAAGCTCGGGGACTTCGAGCTCTTCCACCCCGACCGGATGGCTTCCCGGATCCTCGACATGGGTGACGTGCTCACCCTCATCGAGCAGGCGGAGAAGGCCTTCGACGCCGGTCAGGCCGAGGACCTCGCCACCCGCTTCCTCGAGGGGGAGGACTTCACCCTCGAGGACTTCCTCGTCCAGATGCAGGGCCTGCGCAAGATGGGCTCGCTGAAGAAGATGCTGGGGATGCTGCCGGGGATGGCCCAGGTGCGCGACCAGCTCGAGCAGTTCGACGAGCGGGAGATCGACCGGATCGAGGCCATCGTCCGCTCGATGACGCCCGCCGAGCGCCGCCAGCCGAAGATCATCAACGGTTCGCGTCGTGCCCGGATCGCGAAGGGGTCCGGGGTCACCGTCACCGAGGTCAACCAGCTGCTCGAGCGCTTCGTCGACGCGCAGAAGATGATGCGCCAGCTCCGTCAGGGCGGCGGGGTGCCGGGGATGCCGGGGATGCCGGGGATGCCCGGCGGTGGCAAGAAGTCCCGCGGCCGGACCGCCCCGGCGAAGGGACGCCCTCGCAAGGCCAAGTCGGGCAACCCCGCCAAGCGAGCCCAGCAGGAGCAGGCGGCGCGGGAGAAGGCCGCCACCGGCCGCGGCTCGGCGTTCGGCGCCGGGGCGCTGGGTGCCGGCGCCCCCGGTCAGGACCCGGACGGCGAGCCGGACCTGTCCCAGGTCCAGCTGCCGCCGGGCTTCGAGAAGTTCCTCGGCGGCCGCTGA
- the rplS gene encoding 50S ribosomal protein L19 translates to MHTLDSVDAASLRDDLPDFRAGDTVKVHVRVVEGNRSRVQVFQGVVIRRQGDGVRETFTVRKVSFGVGVERTFPVHTPVIEKIERVSRGDVRRAKLYYLRNLRGKAAKIREKRETTPAR, encoded by the coding sequence ATGCACACCCTGGACTCCGTCGACGCCGCCAGCCTGCGCGACGACCTGCCGGACTTCCGCGCCGGCGACACCGTCAAGGTCCACGTCAGGGTCGTGGAGGGCAACCGCTCCCGCGTCCAGGTCTTCCAGGGCGTCGTCATCCGCCGCCAGGGGGACGGGGTCCGCGAGACCTTCACCGTCCGCAAGGTCAGTTTCGGCGTCGGTGTCGAGCGCACCTTCCCCGTGCACACCCCGGTGATCGAGAAGATCGAGCGGGTCAGCCGAGGTGACGTCCGCCGCGCCAAGCTGTACTACCTGCGCAACCTGCGCGGCAAGGCCGCCAAGATCCGCGAGAAGCGCGAGACCACCCCGGCGCGCTGA
- the rpsP gene encoding 30S ribosomal protein S16: MAVKIRLKRLGKIRAPYYRVVVADSRTKRDGRAIEEIGKYHPTEEPSLIEIDSERVQYWLGVGAQPTEQVLALLKVTGDWQKFKGLPGAEGTLKVAAPKADKRAVFEAAAKEAMDEPTAEATTPRKKATKAAEQPAAEQPAAEQPAPEQPADESAAEGETVPAERAEA; this comes from the coding sequence GTGGCCGTCAAGATCCGACTGAAGCGCCTCGGCAAGATCCGGGCGCCGTACTACCGCGTCGTCGTCGCCGACTCCCGGACCAAGCGGGACGGTCGAGCGATCGAGGAGATCGGCAAGTACCACCCGACCGAGGAGCCGTCGCTCATCGAGATCGACTCCGAGCGGGTCCAGTACTGGCTCGGTGTCGGCGCCCAGCCGACCGAGCAGGTGCTCGCCCTGCTCAAGGTCACCGGCGACTGGCAGAAGTTCAAGGGCCTGCCGGGCGCCGAGGGCACGCTCAAGGTGGCCGCTCCCAAGGCTGACAAGCGGGCCGTCTTCGAGGCCGCCGCCAAGGAGGCCATGGACGAGCCGACCGCCGAGGCGACGACTCCGCGGAAGAAGGCGACGAAGGCCGCTGAGCAGCCCGCCGCTGAGCAGCCCGCCGCTGAGCAGCCCGCCCCTGAGCAGCCCGCCGACGAGTCGGCTGCCGAGGGCGAGACCGTTCCGGCTGAGCGAGCCGAGGCCTGA
- a CDS encoding NUDIX domain-containing protein codes for MSAGAADRGTGTAPAGRRAARVLCLDPDGALLLVGGTDPARPLAPAVWLPPGGGVTAGESAEAAARRELFEETGLWLDDVGPAVTARTVEFDFAGRRFRQRETWFAVRVARFEPRPTAWTPWERRSLVGTTWWRPGDPPPGPVPDDVVRLGLGAHRDLPAAPRRVGL; via the coding sequence GTGAGCGCCGGAGCCGCCGACCGGGGTACCGGGACGGCACCCGCGGGGCGGCGCGCCGCCCGGGTGCTGTGCCTCGACCCGGACGGCGCCCTGCTGCTGGTCGGCGGCACGGACCCGGCGCGCCCGCTCGCCCCGGCGGTGTGGCTGCCGCCCGGTGGCGGGGTGACGGCCGGGGAGAGCGCCGAGGCCGCCGCCCGCCGGGAGCTCTTCGAGGAGACGGGGCTGTGGCTGGACGACGTCGGCCCGGCCGTCACCGCGCGGACCGTCGAGTTCGACTTCGCCGGACGCCGCTTCCGCCAGCGGGAGACCTGGTTCGCCGTCCGGGTCGCACGTTTCGAGCCCCGTCCGACGGCGTGGACCCCGTGGGAGCGCAGGTCGCTCGTCGGTACGACGTGGTGGCGTCCGGGGGACCCGCCGCCGGGGCCCGTCCCGGACGACGTCGTCCGGCTCGGCCTCGGCGCCCACCGGGACCTGCCGGCCGCGCCCAGGCGGGTGGGGCTGTGA
- the lepB gene encoding signal peptidase I, with protein MVRETVIVVGTALVLSLLIKTFLVQAFYIPSPSMEPTLVAGDRVLVSQLTPGPIDLSRGDVVVFHDPGQWLDPVPQPDRSAVGDVVVDLLTFVGILPQDSGEHLIKRVIGLPGDVVACCDAQGRVTVNGVPLDEPYVYPGDAPSDMTFEVTVGPDALWVMGDHRGASQDSRWHQDLQGGGTVPVDEVVGRAIAVIWPPSRLDWLGNHPEVFEAVPEP; from the coding sequence CTGGTCCGCGAGACCGTCATCGTCGTGGGCACCGCCCTCGTGCTGTCCCTGCTGATCAAGACGTTCCTCGTCCAGGCCTTCTACATCCCGAGCCCGTCGATGGAGCCGACCCTCGTCGCGGGGGACCGGGTGCTCGTCAGCCAGCTCACACCCGGGCCGATCGACCTGTCCCGAGGTGACGTCGTCGTCTTCCACGACCCCGGCCAGTGGCTGGACCCGGTGCCGCAGCCCGACCGCAGTGCGGTCGGGGACGTCGTCGTCGACCTGCTGACGTTCGTCGGGATCCTGCCGCAGGACTCCGGCGAGCACCTCATCAAGCGGGTGATCGGGCTGCCCGGGGACGTCGTCGCCTGCTGCGACGCGCAGGGCCGGGTGACCGTCAACGGCGTCCCGCTGGACGAGCCGTACGTCTACCCCGGCGATGCACCCAGCGACATGACCTTCGAGGTGACCGTCGGTCCCGACGCGCTGTGGGTGATGGGCGACCACCGCGGGGCCTCCCAGGACTCCCGTTGGCACCAGGACCTCCAGGGCGGCGGCACCGTGCCGGTCGACGAGGTCGTCGGGCGTGCGATCGCCGTCATCTGGCCGCCGTCGCGGCTGGACTGGCTGGGGAACCACCCCGAGGTCTTCGAGGCTGTCCCCGAGCCGTGA
- a CDS encoding RNA-binding protein, producing MLADACEHLVRGIVDHPDDVRVAEKNLRRGVLLEVRVHPEDLGRVIGRSGRTAKALRTVVGALAGDRGVRVDLVDVDRR from the coding sequence GTGCTGGCCGACGCGTGCGAGCACCTCGTCCGCGGGATCGTCGACCACCCGGACGACGTCCGGGTGGCCGAGAAGAACCTGCGCCGCGGAGTGCTGCTCGAGGTGCGGGTGCACCCCGAGGACCTCGGTCGGGTCATCGGCCGCTCCGGTCGCACCGCCAAGGCGCTGCGCACCGTGGTCGGGGCGCTGGCCGGTGACCGCGGGGTCCGGGTCGACCTCGTCGACGTCGACCGCCGCTGA
- a CDS encoding YraN family protein produces the protein MRAKDAVGRYGERVAVRHLLDLGYQVLDRNWRCSLGELDVVAVDDDCLVAVEVKTRRSLAAGHPLEAVTPAKLARLRRLLGVWLAEHADDPVRGRRWPQVRIDVVAVLRPARGAAVVDHVQAVG, from the coding sequence GTGCGGGCGAAGGACGCCGTCGGACGGTACGGGGAGCGGGTCGCGGTACGGCACCTGCTCGACCTCGGCTACCAGGTGCTGGACCGCAACTGGCGCTGCTCCCTCGGCGAGCTCGACGTCGTCGCCGTCGACGACGACTGCCTGGTCGCGGTCGAGGTGAAGACCCGCCGGTCGCTGGCCGCCGGGCACCCGCTGGAGGCGGTCACCCCCGCCAAGCTCGCCCGGCTGCGCCGGCTGCTCGGCGTCTGGCTCGCCGAGCACGCGGACGACCCGGTCCGTGGGCGGCGCTGGCCGCAGGTGCGCATCGACGTCGTCGCGGTGCTGCGGCCCGCGCGGGGTGCGGCCGTCGTCGACCACGTGCAGGCGGTCGGGTGA
- a CDS encoding amidohydrolase family protein has product MTDVLHLTGPVLVDHTDAGTDVRDEAWVVGGRLTFERPTGDHDVTTLDGWVLPGLVDAHCHVGLDAHGAVDDATAEQQALQERQAGALLLRDAGSAADTRWIDDREDLPRIVRAGRHIARTRRYIRNYAHEIEPEDLVAYVRREARRGDGWVKLVGDWIDREVGDLTPCWPADALRAAIAAAHEEGARVTAHCFSEDSLPDLAEAGIDCVEHATGLTPQTTALFAERGIAVVPTLVNIATFPGIAAAAEAKFPVYAAHMRDLHARRYETVRSAVEAGIEVYVGTDAGGSLPHGLVGQEVAELVTAGLPPVQALSAATWAARRWLGRPGLSEGEEADLVVYPQDPRADVGVLASPRAVVLRGRVVAAG; this is encoded by the coding sequence ATGACCGACGTCCTGCACCTGACCGGCCCGGTCCTGGTCGACCACACCGACGCCGGGACCGACGTCCGCGACGAGGCCTGGGTGGTCGGCGGCCGGCTGACCTTCGAGCGGCCCACCGGTGACCACGACGTGACCACCCTCGACGGCTGGGTGCTGCCCGGCCTCGTCGACGCCCACTGCCACGTCGGGCTGGACGCGCACGGCGCCGTCGACGACGCCACCGCGGAGCAGCAGGCGCTGCAGGAGCGGCAGGCCGGCGCGCTGCTCCTGCGGGACGCCGGGTCGGCCGCCGACACCCGGTGGATCGACGACCGGGAGGACCTGCCCCGGATCGTGCGGGCCGGGCGGCACATCGCCCGCACCCGCCGGTACATCCGCAACTACGCCCACGAGATCGAGCCCGAGGACCTCGTGGCGTACGTCCGGCGGGAGGCCCGTCGCGGTGACGGCTGGGTCAAGCTCGTCGGGGACTGGATCGACCGCGAGGTCGGGGACCTGACCCCGTGCTGGCCCGCCGACGCGCTGCGTGCGGCGATCGCGGCGGCGCACGAGGAGGGGGCGCGGGTGACCGCGCACTGCTTCAGCGAGGACTCCCTGCCGGACCTGGCCGAGGCCGGGATCGACTGCGTCGAACACGCCACCGGGCTCACGCCGCAGACCACCGCCCTGTTCGCCGAGCGGGGGATCGCCGTCGTGCCGACCCTGGTGAACATCGCCACCTTCCCCGGTATCGCCGCCGCCGCCGAGGCCAAGTTCCCGGTCTACGCGGCGCACATGCGGGACCTGCACGCGCGCCGGTACGAGACCGTCCGCAGCGCCGTCGAGGCCGGGATCGAGGTCTACGTCGGCACCGACGCCGGCGGCTCCCTGCCGCACGGGCTCGTCGGCCAGGAGGTGGCCGAGCTCGTCACCGCCGGGCTGCCGCCGGTGCAGGCCCTGTCCGCGGCGACGTGGGCGGCCCGCCGCTGGCTGGGCCGCCCCGGACTGAGCGAGGGCGAGGAGGCGGACCTCGTGGTCTACCCGCAGGACCCGCGCGCGGACGTCGGGGTGCTGGCCAGCCCCCGTGCGGTCGTGCTGCGTGGTCGGGTGGTCGCCGCCGGTTAG